One segment of Eschrichtius robustus isolate mEscRob2 chromosome 3, mEscRob2.pri, whole genome shotgun sequence DNA contains the following:
- the CAMK2N1 gene encoding calcium/calmodulin-dependent protein kinase II inhibitor 1, whose product MSEVLPYGDEKLSPYGDGGDVGQIFSCRLQDTNNFFGAGQNKRPPKLGQIGRSKRVVIEDDRIDDVLKNMTDKAPPGV is encoded by the exons ATGTCGGAGGTGCTGCCCTACGGCGACGAGAAGCTGAGCCCCTACGGCGACGGCGGCGACGTGGGCCAGATCTTCTCCTGCCGCCTGCAGGACACCAACAACTTCTTCGGTGCCGGGCAGAACAAGCGGCCGCCCAAGCTGGGCCAGATCGGCCGGAGCAAGCGGG TTGTTATTGAAGATGATAGGATTGATGACGTGCTGAAAAATATGACAGACAAGGCACCTCCTGGTGTCTAA
- the MUL1 gene encoding mitochondrial ubiquitin ligase activator of NFKB 1, giving the protein MESGGRPSLGQFILLGTSSVVTAVLYSLYRQKAQVARELKGAKRIHLGEDLKSILSEAPGKCVPYAVIEGAVRSVKETLNSQFVENCKGVIQRLTLQEHKMVWNRTTHLWNDCSKIIHQRTNVVPFDLVPHEDGVDVAVRVLKPLDSLELGLETVYEKFHPSVQSFTDVIGHYISGERPKGVQETEEMLKVGATLTGVGELVLDSNSIRLQPPKQGMQYYLSSQDFDSLLQRQESSVRLWKVLTLVFGFATCATLFFILRKQYVQRRERLRLQQMEEEFREHEAQLLSRANPEDRESLKNACVVCLSSFRSCVFLECGHVCSCAECYRALPEPKRCPICRQAITRVIPLYNS; this is encoded by the exons ATGGAGAGCGGAGGGCGGCCCTCGCTGGGCCAGTTCATCCTCCTGGGCACCAGCTCTGTCGTCACCGCTGTCCTGTACTCCTTGTACCGGCAGAAGGCCCAGGTCGCCCGAGAGCTCAAG GGAGCTAAAAGAATCCACTTGGGTGAAGACTTAAAGAGTATTCTTTCAGAAGCTCCAGGAAAATGTGTGCCTTACGCTGTTATCGAAG GAGCCGTTCGGTCTGTTAAAGAAACACTTAACAGCCAGTTTGTAGAAAATTGCAAGGGGGTGATCCAGCGGCTGACGCTTCAGGAGCACAAGATGGTGTGGAACCGGACAACTCACCTCTG GAACGACTGTTCCAAGATCATTCACCAGAGGACCAACGTGGTGCCCTTTGACCTGGTGCCCCACGAGGATGGTGTGGATGTGGCCGTGCGGGTCCTGAAGCCCCTGGACTCGCTGGAGCTGGGCCTGGAGACGGTGTACGAGAAGTTCCACCCCTCCGTCCAGTCCTTCACGGACGTCATCGGCCACTACATCAGCGGGGAGCGGCCCAAGGGCGTCCAGGAGACCGAGGAGATGCTGAAGGTGGGGGCCACCCTCACGGGGGTGGGCGAGCTGGTCCTGGACAGCAACTCCATCCGCCTGCAGCCCCCCAAGCAGGGCATGCAGTACTACCTGAGCAGCCAGGACTTCGACAGCCTGCTGCAGAGGCAGGAGTCCAGCGTCAGGCTCTGGAAGGTCCTGACGCTGGTGTTCGGCTTTGCCACGTGCGCTACCCTCTTCTTCATCCTCCGGAAGCAGTATGTGCAGCGGCGAGAGCGACTGCGCCTCCAGCAGATGGAGGAGGAGTTCCGGGAGCACGAGGCCCAGCTGCTGAGCCGAGCCAACCCCGAGGACCGGGAGAGTCTGAAGAACGCCTGCGTCGTGTGCCTGAGCAGCTTCCGGTCTTGCGTCTTCCTGGAGTGCGGGCACGTGTGTTCCTGCGCCGAGTGCTACCGCGCCTTGCCGGAGCCCAAGAGGTGCCCCATCTGCAGGCAGGCGATCACCCGGGTGATTCCCTTGTACAACAGCTAA